A single window of Candidatus Dormiibacterota bacterium DNA harbors:
- a CDS encoding LuxR C-terminal-related transcriptional regulator, translating into MDLTSEERALARMVADGKSNRAIAVALGVSLRTVENRLQVIFAKLDIESRDALEAIALEESKSS; encoded by the coding sequence ATGGACCTAACATCCGAGGAACGCGCGCTGGCACGCATGGTTGCCGACGGCAAGTCAAATCGCGCCATCGCGGTCGCTCTTGGGGTAAGCCTGCGCACGGTTGAAAATCGCCTACAGGTTATCTTTGCAAAGCTCGACATTGAGTCGCGCGACGCGCTGGAAGCGATCGCTCTGGAGGAAAGCAAGTCAAGCTAG
- a CDS encoding BTAD domain-containing putative transcriptional regulator produces MEAPSPARARLQLFGTPLLYDGAGGSRLALPAKSLALLALLAIEHDRPHLRARLAERLWPEVTDEEARANLRRHLHLLAHALPANALILTKNGVQWNHAALDADVIFFLTSSSDPQHLRGAVSLWSGELCAGIHDDALEEGRTVLARRYASMLRTLFEASRDEGDATACTTYLERLCAFDPLDERTIRALMEVRTQTGDRAGALREYNALVQRLRIELETEPEQATTELFRRILYGDATAAAAHNFIPFSTSFVGREIELDAIAQALKTCRVISLTGPAGVGKTRLACRSAMNHLGAYPGGVWFVDVSVARSRAELRARTAQVLETARSAGTGVDLKRLLILDNCEHVLEEAREFVDELLAETTTQFLVTSRQRLSCASEHVIPVAPLPVPPELTAYRADEIAQYSAARLLLERAVTVAPSFRINPENAHALVDVLRRLDGLPLAIELVAARANLLTMEGIRKRLDDRSRAFANRAAPSRHTTLNDALAWSVELLSDQERLLFERVAVFPSSFDMEAAEAICGDGRIDVVATLSELVEASLVGTILDGDSARYSLLVTTRSFASLYLQASGEWDAVRYGHARYFATIAEALRKIDASEVEERINALRSDLGNFVAALEWCIECDDFEIGARLVAGVARYMTQHANCRQYLSLSERFLEQVAASQPPSEELALCYRAAGILSNTCTEWGRARRYNERARDIFAAIGNHRAASNAQAALAAAEIEAGNFEKAERLLLEVLREQEHVDDGNTLGRTLNFLGALYLSTGRLDEARIHLTRCLEVFRALGDMNNVSVALKNLALVEYHAGDLRAATERIEAALALRATHHDVLRFVDAVNLQGTILRRQGRLPQALGRHADALEHLVRLEECRLIADVLEDVAHSCAEAGDAHTAALAAGVASSIRSRLGAPMDPVTASSWDELGERLRFALGPDAFQTIFGRGAGAARSAVLAEITAAVRATARAPVRFSRLTESQPDSGF; encoded by the coding sequence TTGGAGGCACCTTCGCCGGCTCGGGCGCGTTTGCAACTCTTCGGCACGCCGCTTCTCTATGACGGCGCGGGGGGGTCGCGCCTCGCTCTGCCCGCGAAAAGCCTTGCTCTACTAGCTCTGCTCGCAATCGAACACGACCGTCCGCATCTGCGCGCGCGGCTCGCCGAACGTTTATGGCCCGAGGTTACCGACGAAGAAGCGCGCGCAAACCTCCGCCGGCATCTCCACCTGCTCGCGCACGCGCTGCCCGCGAATGCGCTCATCCTGACGAAGAACGGCGTGCAATGGAACCATGCTGCGCTCGACGCCGACGTTATCTTCTTTCTCACATCTTCGTCCGACCCGCAACACCTGCGCGGCGCGGTGTCACTTTGGAGTGGCGAGCTTTGCGCGGGCATCCACGACGACGCATTGGAAGAAGGCCGAACCGTGCTCGCTCGGCGCTACGCTTCGATGCTGCGAACGCTCTTCGAAGCATCCCGTGACGAAGGCGACGCTACAGCCTGTACGACGTATTTGGAGCGCCTCTGCGCTTTCGATCCGCTCGACGAACGCACGATCCGCGCACTTATGGAAGTGCGCACGCAGACCGGCGATCGCGCCGGGGCCTTGCGCGAATACAACGCACTCGTCCAACGTTTGCGCATCGAACTCGAAACCGAACCCGAGCAGGCGACGACGGAGCTATTCCGGCGCATTCTCTACGGTGACGCAACCGCCGCAGCGGCGCATAATTTCATTCCATTTTCCACCTCCTTCGTGGGCCGCGAGATCGAGCTCGATGCTATCGCGCAGGCGCTGAAAACCTGCCGCGTCATTTCGCTGACCGGGCCGGCGGGCGTCGGAAAGACTCGCTTGGCGTGCCGTAGTGCGATGAATCACCTCGGCGCCTATCCCGGCGGCGTATGGTTCGTCGACGTGAGTGTAGCGCGCAGTCGCGCGGAGTTGCGGGCGCGAACGGCGCAGGTCCTGGAAACAGCAAGATCGGCCGGTACTGGGGTCGATTTGAAACGTCTCCTAATCCTAGACAACTGCGAACATGTGCTCGAAGAAGCGCGGGAGTTCGTCGACGAGCTGTTGGCTGAGACCACGACGCAGTTCCTGGTAACGAGTCGCCAACGCCTTTCCTGCGCGTCCGAGCACGTGATTCCGGTCGCGCCCTTGCCCGTGCCTCCCGAGCTCACTGCGTATCGTGCAGACGAGATCGCGCAGTATTCGGCCGCCAGGCTTCTTCTCGAGCGTGCGGTTACCGTGGCCCCGTCGTTCCGCATAAATCCAGAGAACGCGCATGCCCTCGTGGATGTCCTACGGCGCCTTGACGGCTTGCCGCTTGCAATCGAGCTCGTAGCGGCGCGCGCAAATCTGTTAACGATGGAAGGCATTCGCAAACGTCTCGACGATCGCTCGCGTGCCTTCGCGAACCGCGCCGCGCCTTCACGCCATACTACCCTGAACGATGCGCTGGCGTGGAGCGTGGAATTGCTCTCCGACCAAGAGCGTCTCCTGTTCGAGCGCGTCGCCGTCTTTCCATCGTCGTTTGACATGGAGGCAGCAGAGGCGATTTGCGGCGACGGGCGAATCGACGTCGTTGCCACCCTTTCCGAATTGGTCGAGGCCTCGTTGGTCGGCACCATTCTCGACGGCGATAGCGCGCGATACTCGCTTCTCGTAACCACGCGCTCCTTCGCAAGCCTTTACTTGCAAGCGTCCGGCGAGTGGGACGCCGTTCGATACGGACACGCTCGGTATTTTGCCACGATTGCCGAAGCACTCCGAAAGATCGACGCCTCGGAAGTCGAGGAACGCATCAATGCCTTGCGCTCAGATCTCGGCAACTTCGTCGCCGCCCTCGAGTGGTGCATCGAGTGCGACGACTTTGAAATCGGTGCGCGCCTCGTCGCTGGTGTGGCTCGGTACATGACGCAGCATGCGAATTGCCGACAATATCTCAGCCTATCTGAACGTTTTCTGGAACAGGTGGCAGCGTCGCAGCCGCCTTCAGAGGAACTCGCGTTGTGCTATCGCGCTGCCGGAATTCTTTCCAACACCTGCACGGAGTGGGGCCGTGCGCGCCGATACAACGAGCGTGCGCGAGATATCTTCGCAGCAATTGGGAACCACAGAGCCGCTTCCAACGCGCAGGCTGCACTCGCCGCAGCGGAGATCGAGGCTGGTAATTTCGAGAAGGCGGAGCGTTTGCTCCTCGAAGTCCTACGCGAGCAAGAGCACGTGGACGACGGGAACACGCTCGGCCGTACGCTGAACTTTCTCGGTGCCTTGTATCTGTCGACCGGACGCCTTGATGAGGCTCGAATCCACCTGACACGTTGCCTCGAAGTATTCCGAGCGCTCGGCGACATGAACAACGTGAGCGTGGCGCTAAAGAACCTTGCTCTGGTCGAGTACCACGCCGGTGATTTGCGCGCGGCAACCGAGCGCATAGAAGCAGCGTTAGCCTTGCGCGCAACGCATCACGACGTTCTCAGATTCGTCGACGCAGTCAACCTTCAAGGGACGATCCTTCGGCGACAAGGACGCCTCCCTCAGGCGCTGGGCAGACACGCGGACGCGTTGGAACATCTGGTGCGGCTCGAAGAGTGCCGCCTCATTGCGGACGTTCTCGAAGACGTGGCACATTCGTGCGCCGAGGCCGGCGACGCCCACACCGCCGCGCTTGCCGCAGGGGTGGCGTCATCGATTCGATCGAGGCTCGGTGCTCCGATGGACCCGGTTACCGCCTCTTCCTGGGATGAGCTCGGGGAGCGGCTCCGCTTCGCGCTGGGGCCAGACGCGTTCCAAACAATTTTCGGCCGAGGGGCGGGTGCTGCGCGTAGCGCCGTACTGGCGGAAATCACCGCGGCCGTACGGGCCACTGCTCGGGCCCCTGTTCGCTTTTCCCGCCTGACGGAGTCACAACCAGATAGTGGGTTCTAA